A window of the Sporosarcina sp. FSL K6-2383 genome harbors these coding sequences:
- the lysS gene encoding lysine--tRNA ligase, producing MSNEQMIHRREKLDVMQSRGIPLHPESFHTNYELYEAAMLEDGMSNVQVAGRVMSIRYFSKLCFITISNIQGSLQLLLKKEEVGEESFQLFHELLDIGDFIGVKGKMYSTKTHEKTLRIESYVFLGKSIRPLPDKWHGLSNIDLRYRQRYLDVIMTKETQNRLLARTKMVSSIRRFFEDQNFLEVETPVLQQTSSGALAKPFKTYHNSLDSEFYLRIAPETYLKRLIVGGFTKVFEFARCFRNEGISPQHLQEFTMVEGYAAYWNYKDTMKLMREMILYVLDRTFDTTILTVQSQSIDFSLEWDVVSFRDLIVNDTGIDIDLYPTVQELYAETKRRNILLDHSDIESMGRGNFIDLLYKKMCRPYLIRPTFLVQHPIDLSPLARANDDNPALTDRFQLVVNGAEIINAYSELVDPLEQRRRLETQAQLRNNGDVEAMEMDEDYLTAMEYGMPPISGWGFGIERLLMVLSDSDNIKDCVFFPLTKKL from the coding sequence ATGAGTAATGAACAAATGATTCATAGAAGAGAGAAATTAGATGTGATGCAATCGCGTGGCATTCCATTGCACCCTGAAAGTTTTCATACGAATTATGAACTGTATGAAGCGGCAATGCTTGAGGATGGTATGAGCAACGTTCAAGTAGCTGGAAGAGTCATGAGTATTAGGTATTTTAGTAAATTATGTTTTATTACGATTTCAAACATACAAGGAAGTTTGCAACTTCTATTGAAGAAAGAAGAGGTTGGTGAGGAATCCTTTCAACTGTTCCATGAATTGCTAGATATAGGGGATTTTATCGGTGTGAAGGGGAAAATGTACAGCACGAAAACGCATGAGAAGACCCTTCGTATCGAGAGTTATGTATTTCTTGGGAAGTCAATACGTCCTCTTCCAGATAAATGGCATGGATTAAGCAATATAGATCTTCGCTATCGACAGCGCTATTTGGATGTCATCATGACAAAGGAGACACAAAATCGATTATTAGCTCGAACAAAAATGGTCAGTTCAATTCGCAGGTTCTTTGAGGATCAAAATTTCTTAGAGGTTGAAACGCCTGTTTTACAGCAAACGTCGTCTGGTGCACTTGCAAAACCGTTTAAAACTTACCATAACTCCTTGGATTCTGAGTTTTACTTACGCATAGCCCCAGAAACTTATTTAAAAAGGCTAATTGTCGGTGGTTTTACGAAAGTATTTGAATTTGCAAGGTGTTTTAGAAATGAAGGGATAAGTCCTCAGCATCTTCAGGAATTCACAATGGTTGAAGGGTATGCTGCCTATTGGAACTATAAAGATACGATGAAGTTAATGCGTGAGATGATTTTGTATGTTTTGGATCGAACATTCGATACGACCATTTTAACTGTCCAAAGTCAATCGATTGATTTCTCATTAGAATGGGACGTCGTATCTTTCAGAGATCTGATTGTAAACGATACGGGGATTGATATAGATCTTTATCCAACTGTGCAAGAACTGTATGCAGAAACGAAAAGAAGAAATATCCTATTGGACCATTCGGATATTGAATCAATGGGGAGAGGAAATTTTATAGATCTTCTTTATAAAAAAATGTGTCGTCCATATCTGATACGCCCGACGTTTCTAGTTCAGCACCCGATTGATTTATCACCGCTAGCTAGAGCAAATGATGATAATCCAGCTCTAACGGATCGTTTTCAGTTAGTGGTGAATGGGGCGGAAATCATAAATGCTTATTCAGAACTAGTCGATCCACTTGAACAAAGAAGGAGGTTGGAAACACAAGCACAGCTTAGGAACAATGGAGATGTTGAGGCCATGGAGATGGATGAAGATTATCTAACTGCGATGGAATATGGCATGCCGCCTATTTCAGGTTGGGGATTCGGAATTGAACGATTGTTAATGGTGCTGAGTGATAGCGATAATATTAAGGATTGCGTGTTCTTTCCATTAACTAAAAAGCTATAG